One Lepus europaeus isolate LE1 chromosome 7, mLepTim1.pri, whole genome shotgun sequence DNA segment encodes these proteins:
- the LOC133763878 gene encoding probable lysine-specific demethylase 4F — MMSESSGPQNPSCHIMTFYPTMEEFMDFNHFIAQMESQGAHRGGLAKVIPPKEWRARQSYDDMDDFLIARPLQQVAYGGAGVFTQFHRKRRAMTLRQYRQLATSTKYQTPAHLTFEELEQKYWKSRAFGAPIYGADVSGSLFDENTAHWNLRRLGSPLDLLAQECGVVIEGVNTPYLYFGMWKTTFAWHTEDMDLYSINYLHFGEPKTWYAVPPEHGRRLERLAGQLFPGSSRSCQAFLRHKVALISPSVLRQNAIPFRRVTQQAGEFMVTFPYGYHAGFNHGFNCAEAINFATPRWIEYGKVASQCSCGEARVTFDMDPFVRILQPERYELWKRGQGRGGVHLPEPMGQTSQEPHTSREPGTSQTLLTSQGPSIRQEPRSSEEPHTSQTLLTSQGPSTRQEPRSSEEPHSSRMLLTSHGPSTRQEPRSSEEPHSSRTLLTSQGPSICQEPGTSQQPGTSQKARSCLKPRPSRELCTSQELRACRQDRGLWRAALGLRQLSSPQACSTGPVPASASTRRAAAVGAGSQWSLGSSNEVKSQTDVRRSRQPSPARLPTPALSAEAVRLSAARAGRGRGHGRGRGRGRGHGRGRGRRPRPLQAEEPSLEAPPKRRLLSLSAHTEAGAEALPLPYDGASEISATQSPERRFPAEASGCCCAPDLQALGPPLDPHAPMHPGPCLLSLDSITVDLPDVVPLTPPSTTVQPFRSFCRDHAGDWASPVNQAEDGVVCHTCASRSLAASLVAPGPSVPDASPLWLKPQGGAFWWHEPSPAPLNALKLLSP; from the coding sequence ATGATGTCTGAGAGCTCCGGCCCCCAGAACCCCAGCTGCCACATCATGACCTTCTACCCAACCATGGAGGAGTTTATGGACTTCAACCACTTTATCGCTCAGATGGAATCTCAGGGTGCACACCGAGGAGGCCTGGCCAAGGTCATCCCACCCAAGGAGTGGAGGGCCAGACAGAGCTACGATGACATGGATGACTTCTTGATAGCCCGCCCCCTCCAGCAGGTGGCCTATGGCGGGGCAGGTGTCTTTACTCAGTTCCATAGAAAGAGGAGAGCCATGACCCTGAGACAGTACCGCCAACTGGCCACCAGCACAAAATACCAGACCCCAGCGCACCTGACTTTTGAAGAGTTGGAGCAAAAGTACTGGAAGAGCCGTGCCTTTGGTGCCCCGATCTACGGCGCTGACGTCAGCGGCTCTCTGTTTGATGAGAACACGGCACACTGGAACCTCAGGCGCCTGGGCTCGCCTCTGGACCTGCTGGCACAGGAGTGCGGCGTGGTCATCGAGGGAGTCAACACGCCCTACCTGTACTTTGGCATGTGGAAGACCACGTTCGCCTGGCACACGGAGGACATGGACCTGTACAGCATCAACTACCTGCACTTCGGGGAGCCCAAAACGTGGTACGCGGTGCCCCCGGAGCACGGGCGGCGCCTGGAACGCCTGGCCGGGCAGCTGTTCCCGGGCAGTTCCCGCAGCTGCCAGGCCTTCCTGCGGCACAAGGTGGCCCTCATCTCGCCCAGCGTCCTGCGGCAGAACGCCATCCCCTTCCGCCGCGTCACTCAGCAGGCTGGCGAGTTCATGGTCACCTTTCCCTACGGCTACCACGCGGGCTTCAACCACGGCTTCAACTGCGCCGAAGCCATCAATTTCGCCACCCCGCGCTGGATCGAGTATGGCAAAGTGGCCTCTCAGTGCAGCTGCGGGGAGGCCAGGGTCACCTTTGACATGGACCCCTTCGTTCGTATCCTGCAACCCGAGCGCTACGAGCTGTGGAAACGCGGGCAAGGCCGTGGCGGTGTGCACCTTCCGGAGCCCATGGGCCaaacaagccaggagccacacacgagccgggagccaggcaccAGCCAGACGCTTCTCACCAGCCAGGGGCCAAGCATCCGCCAGGAGCCACGCAGCAGTGAGGAACCTCACACCAGCCAGACGCTTCTCACCAGCCAGGGGCCAAGCACCCGCCAGGAGCCACGCAGCAGTGAGGAACCTCACAGCAGCCGGATGCTTCTCACCAGCCATGGGCCAAGCACCCGCCAGGAGCCACGCAGCAGTGAGGAACCTCACAGCAGCCGGACGCTTCTCACCAGCCAGGGGCCAAGCATCTGCCAGGAGCCGGGCACCAGTCAGCAGCCAGGCACCAGCCAGAAAGCACGCAGCTGCCTGAAGCCGCGCCCCAGCCGCGAGTTGTGcaccagccaggagctgagggcGTGTAGGCAGGATCGCGGGCTCTGGAGGGCGGCCCTGGGCCTCAGGCAGCTTTCCTCGCCCCAGGCTTGTTCCACTGGGCCTGTGCCGGCCTCTGCTAGCACCCGTCGAGCAGCTGCTGTGGGCGCCGGATCTCAGTGGTCTCTCGGCAGCAGCAATGAAGTCAAATCCCAGACTGACGTTCGCAGGTCCAGGCAGCCCAGTCCTGCCCGGTTACCGACTCCAGCTCTGTCTGCCGAGGCTGTACGCCTGTCAGCTGCTAGAGCTGGTCGTGGTCGTGGTCATGGTCGTGGTCGCGGTCGTGGTCGTGGTCATGGTCGCGGTCGTGGTCGGCGTCCTCGGCCACTGCAAGCTGAGGAGCCCAGCCTGGAGGCTCCACCCAAGAGGCGGCTGTTGTCCCTCTCTGCACACACAGAGGCTGGCGCGgaggctctgcccctgccctaTGATGGAGCTTCAGAGATCAGTGCTACTCAGAGTCCTGAGCGCCGGTTTCCTGCCGAGGCTTCGGGATGTTGCTGTGCCCCGGATCTTCAAGCCTTGGGGCCCCCGCTGGATCCCCATGCCCCGATGCACCCGGGCCCTTGCCTGCTCTCCTTGGACAGCATCACCGTGGATCTCCCTGACGTGGTGCCGCTGACTCCTCCCAGCACCACCGTGCAGCCTTTCAGAAGCTTCTGCAGGGACCATGCTGGGGACTGGGCATCTCCTGTGAATCAGGCAGAGGATGGGGTCGTGTGCCACACTTGTGCCTCCAGATCCTTGGCTGCGTCTCTGGTTGCCCCCGGCCCTTCTGTTCCTGATGCCAGTCCCCTCTGGCTCAAGCCACAGGGAGGCGCTTTCTGGTGGCATGAGCCAAGTCCAGCACCACTGAATGCTCTTAAGCTCCTGAGCCCTTGA